One region of Hoeflea sp. 108 genomic DNA includes:
- a CDS encoding MFS transporter, with protein MTTGKHGGHAGIAFALIVTSTVLGIAGTDLVLPAVPSLPEVLGGSYAQAQFVLAAFVTGSAAGLLTFGTLGAHFDQRRLLVASLVAYGLISAVAGMSTSLDMLIGLRFLQGAAGSAAAVFAPGMIRALFGDERAVGKLGLLGSIESLTPALAPVVGVWLLSLAGWTVSFDVIAALALLLAGAVAALSRHLPALTTGKGAGGYAHLLRDATLLRYAVSHAFTLGALLVIVFAAPTVFVAALGAGLKDFIIMQMTGIATFIVAANWTGRLTGRFGAERMIWFGTALSALGGVAMLAYALIGGANTLVVTALFVPFNFGLGFRGPPGFHRAVVASQGDDARGAALVVVAILGTTAVGTAMVAPFITLGLLPLAIVAAALVLVALLLLAVIPPLKDR; from the coding sequence ATGACCACCGGCAAGCATGGCGGCCATGCAGGCATAGCCTTCGCTCTCATCGTGACAAGCACCGTGCTCGGCATCGCCGGCACCGACCTCGTGCTGCCGGCCGTACCCAGCCTGCCCGAGGTGCTGGGCGGCAGCTACGCCCAGGCGCAATTCGTTTTGGCAGCATTCGTCACCGGATCGGCAGCCGGACTGCTCACTTTCGGCACATTGGGTGCGCATTTCGACCAGCGTCGGCTGCTGGTCGCTTCGCTCGTCGCCTACGGACTGATCTCGGCAGTCGCCGGCATGAGCACGTCGCTCGACATGCTGATCGGTCTGCGCTTCCTGCAGGGCGCGGCGGGTTCGGCGGCGGCGGTATTTGCCCCCGGCATGATCCGCGCACTGTTCGGCGATGAGCGTGCAGTGGGCAAGCTTGGCCTGCTCGGTTCGATCGAGTCGCTGACGCCGGCACTCGCACCCGTCGTGGGCGTGTGGCTTCTGTCGCTTGCCGGCTGGACCGTCTCGTTCGACGTGATCGCCGCGCTGGCGCTGCTGCTGGCAGGTGCGGTTGCGGCATTGAGCCGCCATTTGCCGGCGCTGACCACGGGCAAGGGCGCGGGCGGTTACGCCCATCTGCTGCGCGACGCGACCCTCCTGCGCTACGCGGTAAGCCATGCCTTCACGCTCGGCGCACTGCTGGTGATCGTCTTTGCAGCGCCGACCGTGTTCGTGGCGGCACTCGGCGCCGGGCTCAAGGATTTCATCATCATGCAGATGACCGGCATCGCGACCTTCATCGTTGCCGCCAACTGGACCGGGCGGCTGACCGGCCGCTTCGGCGCCGAGCGTATGATCTGGTTCGGAACCGCTCTGTCTGCCCTCGGCGGCGTGGCGATGCTGGCATACGCGCTGATCGGCGGAGCCAACACACTTGTCGTGACCGCCCTGTTCGTGCCGTTCAATTTCGGCCTCGGTTTTCGTGGGCCGCCCGGCTTCCACCGCGCGGTGGTGGCCTCGCAGGGCGACGATGCCCGAGGTGCTGCTCTGGTCGTCGTGGCCATCCTCGGCACCACGGCGGTGGGCACGGCCATGGTCGCGCCCTTCATCACGCTCGGCCTGTTGCCGCTCGCCATCGTGGCTGCGGCGCTGGTGCTGGTGGCGCTGCTGCTGCTCGCCGTGATCCCGCCTCTGAAGGACAGGTGA
- the recO gene encoding DNA repair protein RecO, protein MEWRDEGIILGTRKHGETSAVLEVMTRTHGRHLGLVRGGRSRKQQPLLQPGNRVELTWRARLDEHLGTFQAEPIELNAARLIDSAVAVYALQTLAAHLRLLPERDPHGGLYETLGIVIDNLGDADCVGELVVRFELLVLEELGFGLDLSECAATGSREELAYVSPKSGRAVSRIAGEPWRDKLFLLPVFLQQGARQGADLAAIEDAFRLSSFFFSRHVYEPRGIEPPEARGGLIAALRKYYAARAISHGDTAA, encoded by the coding sequence ATGGAATGGCGCGACGAAGGAATCATCCTCGGCACCCGCAAGCATGGTGAAACCTCTGCCGTGCTCGAGGTGATGACGCGGACCCATGGCCGCCATCTCGGGCTGGTGCGCGGCGGCCGCTCGCGCAAGCAGCAACCGCTGCTGCAGCCCGGCAATCGCGTCGAGTTGACCTGGCGCGCGCGGCTCGACGAGCATCTCGGCACCTTCCAGGCCGAGCCGATCGAGCTTAACGCAGCCCGCCTGATCGACAGCGCCGTCGCCGTCTACGCGCTTCAGACTCTCGCAGCCCATCTCAGGCTGTTGCCCGAGCGTGATCCGCATGGCGGCCTCTACGAGACGCTGGGCATCGTCATCGACAATCTCGGCGATGCCGACTGCGTCGGCGAACTGGTGGTGCGCTTCGAACTGCTGGTGTTGGAGGAACTGGGCTTCGGCCTCGATCTCAGCGAGTGTGCCGCCACCGGCAGCCGCGAGGAGCTGGCCTATGTGTCGCCCAAGTCCGGCCGGGCGGTGTCGCGCATTGCGGGCGAGCCTTGGCGCGACAAGCTGTTCCTGCTGCCTGTCTTCCTGCAGCAGGGCGCGCGGCAGGGCGCAGACCTTGCAGCCATCGAGGATGCCTTCCGGCTGTCGAGCTTCTTCTTTTCCCGTCACGTCTATGAGCCGCGCGGCATTGAGCCGCCGGAGGCGCGCGGCGGGTTGATTGCGGCGCTGCGCAAATATTACGCCGCCCGCGCAATTTCGCATGGAGATACCGCCGCATGA
- a CDS encoding PaaI family thioesterase gives MSEFELFPGHVAKLGLGTIPHDDVHLYSGQELLQRVADGLYPAPPIAGLMNIVLTEVEEGRVVFRGLPSERHLNPLGTVHGGWAATILDSALGCAVHSTLAKGEAYTTVEFKVNLTRPITPKTGEVICESKVIHKGRTLAVSEASLKDANGKLLAFGTETCSIFPVANLAAR, from the coding sequence ATGAGCGAGTTCGAGCTGTTTCCGGGCCATGTCGCGAAACTCGGCCTGGGCACGATCCCGCACGACGACGTGCATCTCTATTCGGGCCAGGAACTGCTGCAGCGCGTCGCCGACGGGCTCTATCCGGCGCCGCCGATTGCCGGTTTGATGAACATCGTTCTGACCGAGGTGGAGGAGGGGCGTGTCGTCTTCCGCGGACTGCCGAGTGAGCGCCATCTCAACCCGCTCGGCACGGTGCATGGCGGCTGGGCAGCGACCATTCTCGATTCCGCGCTCGGCTGCGCCGTGCACAGTACGCTCGCCAAGGGCGAGGCCTATACGACGGTCGAATTCAAGGTGAACCTGACGCGGCCGATCACGCCGAAGACCGGCGAGGTGATCTGCGAGAGCAAGGTAATCCACAAGGGGCGGACGCTCGCCGTCTCCGAGGCCAGCCTCAAAGACGCCAACGGCAAGCTGCTCGCCTTCGGAACCGAAACATGCTCGATCTTTCCCGTCGCCAATCTGGCGGCGCGCTGA
- a CDS encoding DUF2339 domain-containing protein, giving the protein MFESFLGVIAVVALFVFVSKQQTRLNLLERELAALRGLVLSGAAPAAKPVAKAAEAVISDSISEPVAPEALPTEAAAETPAAMPATEMAAAEATPGKTEELPIAAAVAAEAEVAGPWGGKPASGEAAPAAPPARQKADIETALGTRWAVWVGGLALAFGAVFLIRYSIESGLFGPGARLSMAALLGLALVGGGEFIRRTGYRVPIEGGANAYIPAVLTATGAFALFGTIYAAHAIYGFIGAGPAFVLLGIIGVATIAAALAHGQALAGLGLVGAMVTPALISSTAPNIWALFGYLAIVLVATAAIARIRRWTLLIGAAFVGTGLWTLLYMADAPLANFSVILFISVVTLAVLAFLWLGRISEEAADTLDWPSIVPAFFIAVTALVLFLHPAYAVIGGPLRGAVLLLGMLAVALYRPAALAMLFAAGIATVLVYLRNIFGGTVELDLPIGALTVEGLPIEIAGATLTRIGWVLGLVFAGAGFWNARRLVAVGPWRSAAWAGWAVTVPLVVLFSLWLAYGNPDRDLLRALLAAVLTLAFIAAGEWIARAEEPSFAGGHAVSFALGGAGAALLLALHMGFGSGWTTVLLGASAALPALATRLRRYRVLGWLSVAAAIAVLARIAFDPTIVGADVLGRTPVFNWLLPGYGIPALAFAFAAWQLRRTTDGRPRLVMQAVAALFSLLAVAMLVRHAMNGGIINSEAPTLAEQAIYTLISLGGAGILVALDMRSPSPVLRQGSLAIGVLSVLFVVAQHFAVLNPLFTDEGTGRIPFFNLLFLAYLLPAIAAGGLALYARGKRPKWYSAMLALVAALLLFAYATLSLRRLFQGEHIGLWAGLGQVETYSYSALWLAMGVGLLVAGVRLGSQVLRIASAALICVAVAKVFLFDMSELEGVLRALSFIGLGAVLIGIGLFYQRLLTRASRDEG; this is encoded by the coding sequence ATGTTCGAAAGTTTTCTCGGCGTCATCGCTGTCGTCGCACTGTTCGTCTTCGTCTCGAAGCAGCAGACGCGTCTCAACCTGCTCGAGCGGGAACTGGCGGCGCTGCGCGGCCTGGTGCTGTCGGGCGCGGCGCCGGCGGCCAAACCTGTCGCCAAAGCCGCCGAGGCGGTGATTTCAGATAGCATCAGCGAACCGGTTGCGCCGGAGGCATTGCCAACCGAGGCAGCCGCGGAAACGCCCGCGGCCATGCCTGCGACCGAGATGGCCGCAGCGGAGGCAACGCCCGGGAAGACGGAAGAACTGCCGATTGCAGCCGCTGTTGCTGCGGAAGCCGAGGTGGCCGGCCCGTGGGGCGGGAAGCCTGCTTCTGGCGAGGCTGCACCTGCTGCACCGCCGGCGCGGCAAAAAGCCGACATCGAAACAGCGCTTGGCACCCGCTGGGCGGTGTGGGTCGGCGGCTTGGCGCTGGCCTTTGGCGCCGTCTTCCTGATCCGCTATTCCATTGAATCCGGCCTGTTCGGACCCGGCGCGCGGCTGTCGATGGCAGCACTCCTCGGCCTGGCCCTTGTCGGCGGCGGCGAGTTCATTCGCCGCACGGGCTATCGCGTGCCGATCGAGGGCGGTGCAAATGCCTACATCCCCGCTGTGCTGACGGCCACGGGTGCATTCGCCCTGTTCGGTACGATCTACGCAGCGCATGCCATCTATGGCTTCATCGGCGCCGGGCCGGCCTTCGTGCTGCTCGGCATCATCGGCGTGGCGACGATTGCCGCAGCCCTCGCTCATGGCCAGGCTCTCGCGGGTCTCGGCCTTGTCGGCGCGATGGTGACGCCGGCGCTGATCTCGTCGACGGCGCCGAACATCTGGGCGCTGTTCGGCTACCTCGCCATCGTGCTTGTGGCCACCGCAGCGATTGCCCGGATCCGCCGCTGGACGCTGCTGATCGGCGCTGCCTTCGTCGGTACCGGCCTGTGGACGTTGCTTTACATGGCGGATGCGCCGCTGGCCAACTTCTCGGTTATCCTGTTCATCAGCGTGGTCACGCTGGCTGTGCTTGCCTTCCTGTGGCTTGGTCGCATCAGCGAAGAGGCGGCTGATACCCTCGACTGGCCGTCCATCGTGCCGGCCTTCTTCATCGCGGTGACAGCGCTGGTCCTGTTCCTCCATCCGGCCTATGCCGTGATCGGCGGTCCGCTGCGGGGTGCTGTTCTGCTGCTCGGCATGCTGGCCGTGGCGCTCTACCGGCCGGCAGCTCTTGCCATGTTGTTCGCCGCCGGCATCGCCACCGTGCTCGTCTACCTGCGCAACATCTTCGGAGGCACGGTTGAGCTCGACCTGCCCATCGGCGCCCTGACCGTCGAGGGGCTGCCGATCGAGATTGCAGGTGCGACGCTGACCCGCATCGGCTGGGTGCTCGGCCTGGTGTTTGCCGGCGCCGGCTTCTGGAACGCGCGGCGCCTGGTCGCCGTCGGGCCTTGGCGTTCCGCCGCTTGGGCCGGGTGGGCGGTAACCGTGCCGCTGGTGGTGCTGTTTTCGCTCTGGCTGGCCTATGGCAACCCCGACCGCGACCTGCTGCGGGCGCTTCTGGCAGCCGTTCTGACGCTGGCCTTCATTGCCGCCGGCGAATGGATCGCGCGCGCCGAGGAGCCGTCATTCGCAGGCGGACATGCGGTGTCCTTTGCCCTTGGCGGGGCGGGCGCGGCCTTGCTGCTTGCGCTGCATATGGGTTTCGGCTCGGGCTGGACCACGGTCCTGCTCGGCGCCTCGGCCGCCTTGCCGGCGCTGGCGACGCGGCTGCGGCGCTATCGGGTGCTCGGCTGGCTGAGCGTGGCGGCCGCCATTGCCGTGCTTGCTCGCATCGCCTTCGACCCGACCATCGTCGGCGCCGATGTGCTTGGCCGTACGCCTGTCTTCAACTGGCTGCTGCCGGGCTATGGCATCCCGGCGCTTGCCTTCGCCTTCGCCGCCTGGCAGCTCCGGCGCACGACCGACGGCCGGCCCCGTCTGGTGATGCAGGCAGTCGCCGCGTTGTTCTCGCTGCTCGCGGTCGCGATGCTTGTCCGCCACGCCATGAATGGCGGCATCATCAACTCGGAAGCCCCGACGCTGGCCGAACAGGCGATCTACACGTTGATCTCCCTTGGTGGCGCCGGCATCCTTGTGGCGCTCGACATGCGCTCGCCGAGCCCGGTGCTGCGCCAGGGGTCGCTCGCCATCGGCGTGCTGTCGGTGCTGTTTGTCGTCGCCCAGCACTTTGCGGTGCTGAATCCGCTGTTCACCGACGAAGGCACGGGCAGGATCCCGTTCTTCAACCTGCTGTTCCTGGCCTATCTGCTGCCGGCGATCGCTGCCGGTGGGCTCGCGCTCTACGCCCGCGGCAAGCGGCCGAAATGGTATTCGGCGATGCTGGCGCTGGTCGCGGCACTTCTGCTCTTTGCCTATGCCACGCTGTCGCTGCGCCGGCTGTTCCAGGGCGAGCATATCGGCCTGTGGGCGGGGTTGGGGCAGGTGGAGACCTACTCCTACTCGGCGCTGTGGCTGGCCATGGGCGTTGGCCTGCTGGTCGCCGGTGTGAGGCTAGGCTCGCAGGTGTTGCGTATCGCCTCCGCAGCCCTGATCTGTGTCGCGGTCGCCAAGGTGTTCCTGTTCGACATGTCGGAACTGGAGGGCGTGCTGAGGGCCTTGTCCTTCATCGGCCTCGGTGCAGTGCTGATTGGTATCGGCCTGTTCTACCAGCGCCTGCTGACGCGTGCTTCACGCGACGAGGGGTAA
- a CDS encoding outer membrane protein → MTKRNLYLVLFAGLAPFAMPVVANAADVASDYYSQQQTSSVYNWSGIYAGVNGGVASDGFPNPFSSKSGWQFGGQAGVNMQSGMFVYGAEVEGGYAGAKHKLGGGAELKQSWNAAAKVRAGVALDRTLIYGTAGYAVSKFKPKSNVISDSKWDGGYLVGAGVEQAFTDNVSAKVEYNYVNYGDVSAVSTGGIRRSADLASHTVKAGLNYKF, encoded by the coding sequence ATGACCAAGCGAAATCTGTATCTCGTCCTGTTCGCTGGCCTCGCCCCCTTTGCCATGCCCGTGGTGGCCAATGCGGCCGACGTGGCCTCGGACTATTATTCCCAGCAGCAGACCAGCAGCGTTTACAACTGGTCGGGCATCTACGCCGGCGTCAATGGCGGCGTCGCGTCTGATGGATTCCCGAACCCGTTCTCCAGCAAGTCCGGCTGGCAGTTCGGCGGCCAGGCCGGTGTCAACATGCAGTCCGGCATGTTCGTCTATGGTGCCGAGGTCGAAGGCGGCTACGCCGGTGCCAAGCACAAGCTGGGTGGCGGCGCCGAACTCAAGCAAAGCTGGAACGCGGCTGCCAAGGTGCGCGCCGGCGTGGCACTCGACCGCACGCTGATCTACGGTACGGCTGGTTACGCCGTTTCCAAGTTCAAGCCCAAGAGCAATGTCATCTCCGATTCCAAGTGGGATGGCGGCTACCTGGTCGGCGCGGGCGTCGAACAGGCTTTTACCGACAACGTCTCGGCCAAGGTGGAATACAACTACGTCAACTATGGCGACGTCAGTGCGGTGAGCACCGGCGGGATCCGTCGCAGTGCCGACCTGGCGAGCCACACGGTGAAGGCCGGTCTGAACTACAAGTTCTAG
- a CDS encoding outer membrane protein gives MTTRNLFFVLFAGLAPLAMPVVASAADMSSGYQDTSSGAYDWSGVYGGAHVGISNDGFPNPFSSKTGWGLGGQVGANFQSGMFVYGAEMDASFSNGTRHNIANGAQLERKFDAAAKARAGVAMDRTLVYGTAGYGLTKFDGRTNVTSGSNWEGGLLLGAGVEQAISDKVTAKLEYNHVDYGKVRSTVDGVKQADEISSNSLKAGLNYRF, from the coding sequence ATGACCACGCGAAATCTGTTTTTCGTCCTCTTCGCTGGCCTCGCGCCCCTCGCCATGCCCGTCGTCGCATCCGCGGCCGACATGTCCTCGGGCTACCAGGATACCTCTTCGGGCGCCTATGACTGGTCGGGCGTCTATGGCGGCGCCCATGTCGGCATTTCCAACGACGGTTTCCCCAACCCGTTCTCAAGCAAGACCGGCTGGGGCCTCGGCGGCCAAGTCGGCGCCAACTTCCAGTCGGGAATGTTCGTCTATGGCGCCGAGATGGACGCCAGCTTCTCGAACGGCACCCGCCACAATATCGCCAACGGCGCCCAGCTCGAGCGCAAGTTCGACGCCGCCGCCAAGGCCCGCGCCGGCGTCGCCATGGACCGCACGCTGGTCTACGGCACAGCGGGCTACGGCCTGACCAAATTCGATGGCCGCACCAACGTCACTTCCGGCAGCAACTGGGAAGGCGGCTTGCTCTTGGGCGCCGGCGTCGAACAGGCCATCAGCGACAAGGTCACCGCCAAGCTCGAATACAACCATGTCGACTACGGCAAGGTGCGCTCGACTGTCGACGGCGTGAAGCAGGCCGACGAAATCTCCAGCAATTCGCTGAAGGCCGGCCTGAACTACCGATTCTGA
- a CDS encoding MFS transporter, with protein MTMTAAAVNTRSRSNVPWLIIICGCLIAALTFGPRSAMGFFQLPMLAEKGWDRTTFGLAMAIQNLFWGLGQPIFGALADRFGSWRVLTLGAFLYALGLYMMSGADTASMLYLSGGVLVGLGVAAGSFSIVLAAFARHTPAEKRSIVFGIGTAAGSAGMFLFAPISQGLIDAYGWSDTLVYMSIAMLVIPLLAIPLVGNSRSGKISHAEIEQTLGQALSEAFGHKSYVLLISGFFVCGFQVAFITAHFPAYIRDIGIDARYAVIALALIGFFNVIGSLASGVIGQKYSKPHFLAWIYIARSVLVTAFLLLPQTPTSVIVFAVIMGLLWLSTVPPTNGLVAIMFGTRHLGMLGGIVFFSHQIGSFLGVWLGGYLYDHFGSYNPVWWLGVALGIFAAIVHWPIKERPVVRHQAMAPAE; from the coding sequence TTGACGATGACGGCAGCGGCGGTGAACACCAGGTCGAGGTCGAATGTGCCTTGGCTCATCATCATTTGCGGCTGTCTGATCGCCGCGCTCACCTTCGGCCCGCGCTCGGCGATGGGCTTCTTCCAGCTGCCGATGCTTGCCGAAAAAGGCTGGGACCGCACCACCTTCGGCCTCGCCATGGCGATCCAGAATCTATTCTGGGGCCTCGGCCAGCCTATCTTCGGCGCACTGGCCGACCGATTCGGCAGCTGGCGCGTGCTGACCCTCGGTGCATTCCTCTATGCGCTCGGCCTCTACATGATGTCGGGGGCCGACACCGCCTCGATGCTTTATCTCAGCGGCGGTGTGCTCGTCGGTCTCGGCGTCGCAGCAGGCTCGTTCAGCATCGTGCTGGCGGCCTTCGCCCGTCACACGCCGGCCGAAAAGCGCAGCATCGTATTCGGTATCGGCACTGCCGCCGGCTCCGCCGGCATGTTCCTGTTCGCGCCGATCAGCCAGGGCCTGATCGACGCCTATGGCTGGTCGGACACGCTGGTCTACATGTCCATCGCCATGCTGGTGATCCCGCTGCTGGCGATCCCACTGGTCGGCAATTCGCGCTCGGGCAAGATTTCGCATGCCGAGATCGAGCAGACTCTCGGCCAGGCACTGTCGGAAGCCTTCGGCCACAAGAGTTATGTGCTGCTGATCTCGGGCTTCTTCGTCTGCGGCTTCCAGGTTGCGTTCATCACCGCCCACTTCCCCGCCTATATCAGGGACATCGGCATCGACGCCCGCTATGCGGTGATCGCACTCGCCCTGATCGGCTTCTTCAATGTCATCGGCTCGCTCGCCTCAGGCGTCATCGGCCAGAAATACTCGAAGCCGCATTTCCTCGCCTGGATCTACATCGCCCGTTCGGTGCTGGTGACGGCGTTCCTGCTCTTGCCGCAGACACCGACGAGCGTCATCGTCTTCGCCGTCATCATGGGGCTGTTGTGGTTGTCGACCGTACCGCCAACCAATGGCCTCGTCGCCATCATGTTCGGCACGCGCCACCTGGGCATGCTGGGCGGCATCGTCTTCTTCTCGCACCAGATCGGCTCGTTCCTCGGCGTCTGGCTCGGCGGCTACCTCTACGACCATTTCGGGTCCTACAACCCGGTGTGGTGGCTGGGCGTGGCACTCGGCATCTTCGCGGCGATCGTGCACTGGCCGATCAAGGAACGCCCGGTCGTCCGCCATCAGGCGATGGCACCGGCGGAGTAG
- a CDS encoding sigma-70 family RNA polymerase sigma factor → MEEKKAAILAEIPRLRRYARALLRDRDAADDLVQDSLERALVRMDNWRTGENPRRWLFTIMHHLFIDQVRKVNRRGEAAMLPLDTSEALATPAIQTESVASREIVDALQAISPDRRAALVLVAIEGFSYAEAATMLGVPAGTLMSRIARGRDELRALLDDQARRRTIRIVEK, encoded by the coding sequence ATGGAAGAGAAGAAGGCAGCGATACTTGCGGAAATTCCCCGTCTGCGTCGATACGCACGCGCCTTATTGCGTGATCGCGACGCAGCCGACGACCTAGTCCAGGATAGCCTCGAGCGGGCGCTCGTGCGGATGGACAATTGGCGTACGGGGGAGAACCCGCGCAGGTGGCTGTTCACGATCATGCATCACCTGTTCATCGACCAGGTGCGCAAGGTGAACCGGCGCGGCGAGGCGGCGATGCTGCCGCTCGATACCTCGGAGGCGCTGGCAACACCCGCCATCCAGACAGAGAGCGTCGCCTCGCGCGAGATCGTCGATGCGCTGCAGGCGATAAGCCCCGACCGGCGCGCCGCCCTCGTGCTGGTTGCCATCGAAGGGTTTTCCTATGCCGAGGCGGCGACGATGCTCGGTGTGCCCGCCGGCACGCTGATGTCGCGCATCGCCCGCGGTCGAGACGAACTGCGTGCTCTGCTCGACGATCAGGCACGCCGCCGGACGATAAGGATCGTCGAGAAATGA
- a CDS encoding anti-sigma factor, whose product MNMRAFTDRDIHLALDGELPEDERAAYQAWLEANPDMKARSQRYAADHAALRNLFADVLEEPVPARLENAVNGEAPKRKLMAQWWRMAAAAALLVAGGLGGYVAGAGGLGGGTDSDDQMAQLAIAAHQTFAADKNRPVEVDGTDQVYLTGWLSKRTGLKLIAPDLTSNGFRLLGGRLVPANGSTAALMLYADEQGNRISVYVTTEGTERTKGTYVLSGGGPEAVYWQAKGYGCAIVGTLPPDVLSVVAKDAYKQLLAGAGLTQS is encoded by the coding sequence ATGAACATGCGCGCTTTTACCGACCGTGACATTCATCTGGCGCTCGACGGCGAGCTGCCCGAGGACGAGCGCGCCGCCTACCAGGCCTGGCTGGAGGCCAACCCCGACATGAAGGCAAGGAGCCAGCGTTATGCCGCCGATCACGCGGCGTTGCGCAACCTGTTTGCCGACGTGCTGGAGGAACCGGTTCCGGCGCGGCTGGAGAATGCCGTCAATGGCGAAGCGCCGAAGCGCAAGCTGATGGCGCAATGGTGGCGGATGGCCGCCGCTGCTGCGCTGCTGGTTGCCGGCGGCCTCGGAGGTTATGTCGCCGGCGCCGGTGGTCTTGGCGGGGGAACTGATTCCGACGACCAGATGGCCCAGCTGGCAATAGCCGCGCACCAGACCTTTGCCGCCGACAAGAACCGGCCTGTCGAGGTCGACGGCACTGATCAGGTCTACCTCACCGGCTGGCTGTCCAAGCGCACCGGGCTGAAACTGATCGCGCCCGATCTCACCAGCAACGGTTTCCGCCTGCTCGGCGGTCGCTTGGTGCCCGCGAATGGCAGCACGGCAGCGCTGATGCTTTATGCCGACGAGCAGGGCAACCGCATCTCGGTCTATGTCACGACCGAAGGCACCGAACGCACCAAGGGCACCTATGTGCTGTCGGGTGGCGGCCCCGAGGCAGTCTACTGGCAGGCCAAGGGCTATGGCTGCGCCATCGTCGGCACCCTGCCGCCAGACGTGCTGAGCGTCGTTGCCAAGGACGCCTACAAGCAATTGCTGGCCGGGGCGGGACTGACGCAGTCGTAG
- a CDS encoding peptidase C39 family protein gives MAADIRTARAEDVDALCAIENAVFDGDRISRRSFRQLIDHETAEALVADIDGRVAGYAMVLFRKGSGVARLYSFAIAPEFGGRGVGRSLLDAAERVAYEHGRMMMRLEVREDNLRAIRLYEQNSYRRIGQEPDYYEDGMTALRYEKMLRGDVPITTKVPFYAQTCDFTCGPCCLMMAMANFDRTFAPDPVMEIRLWREATTIFMMSGPGGCEPFGLAVAAYEAGLGTEIFVSAEGALFLQSVRSAEKRRVMELAQADFRARADKYAIPVTYRPFGLDDIRARLAEGKLALVLISGFIMFGKKVPHWVLAIGDDGGHILIHDPWIEDEQRETASDAANIPVPYDIFMRMAQFGADGLRAAIILGKSARQ, from the coding sequence ATGGCAGCCGACATTCGTACGGCCCGCGCTGAAGATGTCGATGCGCTCTGCGCCATCGAGAACGCCGTGTTTGACGGCGACCGCATCTCGCGTCGTTCCTTCCGCCAGCTCATCGATCACGAAACCGCGGAGGCACTCGTTGCCGACATCGACGGCCGGGTCGCCGGCTACGCCATGGTGCTGTTTCGCAAGGGCAGTGGCGTGGCACGGCTCTATTCGTTCGCCATCGCCCCCGAATTCGGCGGCAGGGGTGTCGGCCGCAGCCTGCTCGATGCGGCCGAGCGCGTCGCCTACGAGCATGGCCGCATGATGATGCGTCTCGAGGTGCGCGAGGACAATCTCCGCGCCATCAGGCTCTATGAGCAGAACAGCTATCGCCGCATCGGCCAGGAGCCCGACTATTACGAAGACGGCATGACCGCACTTCGCTACGAAAAGATGCTGCGCGGCGACGTGCCGATCACCACCAAGGTGCCATTCTACGCCCAGACCTGCGATTTCACCTGCGGGCCGTGCTGCCTGATGATGGCCATGGCCAATTTCGACCGGACCTTCGCGCCGGATCCGGTGATGGAAATCAGGCTTTGGCGCGAGGCGACGACCATCTTCATGATGTCGGGGCCGGGCGGCTGCGAACCGTTCGGGCTGGCGGTGGCCGCATATGAGGCCGGGCTTGGCACGGAGATCTTCGTCTCGGCCGAGGGCGCGCTGTTCCTGCAGTCGGTGCGTAGCGCCGAGAAGCGCCGGGTGATGGAACTCGCACAGGCCGACTTCCGCGCCCGCGCCGACAAATACGCCATTCCGGTGACCTATCGGCCGTTCGGGCTCGACGACATCAGGGCGCGGCTGGCCGAGGGCAAGCTGGCGCTGGTGCTGATCTCCGGCTTCATCATGTTCGGCAAGAAGGTGCCGCACTGGGTACTCGCCATCGGCGACGACGGCGGCCACATACTGATCCACGATCCCTGGATAGAGGACGAACAGCGCGAGACAGCCTCCGACGCCGCCAACATTCCCGTTCCCTACGACATCTTCATGCGCATGGCGCAGTTCGGCGCCGACGGCCTGCGTGCAGCCATCATCCTCGGAAAGTCCGCCAGACAATGA